The nucleotide sequence TCTGAGTGTCACCCATAAAGTCCTTTGGTACATAGAAGAGGAACTTTCCACCAGAAACTTGGAAGTCGTTGGAGGTAAACTGCTGCATCAAGGTAGGACCATTGGCCTTCAATGAATGGCAGATGATGTCTATAGAGTTTACAAATGGGTTCAAAGCCTCAAGTGTCAGCTCAAAGGTAACAAGTGCCTTTGCTTCTTCAGTCAATCCTGATACTTCAAACTTGATGGCATCGTTGTTCAAGTTAGATACCACGATGGAACCTTCAGCCCCCTCGGTTACCTTTACCTCTTGGTAAGGAACGTTTTTGTCCGTTCCATAGACCTTCAAAGTGTAAGGTGAAGGCTTGAAAGCAGGATTGATGGCAGTTCCATTTGCTGTCGTCAGCTTAGCAGTATTTCCGTTATTAGTTTGCAGCTGAGCAACCTCATCCTTACTTGGCATAGAGAGGTAATAAGTATTTTTTTGTATCTGACTCGTTATAGTGTTTCCGCTCTTCTCGAAACTTGAAGCCTTTGTGACATCTTTTGTTGAATAAAGAAGATATTTTCTACCTGAAGGATAAATGTACAGGTATTTTTCTCCACTATATAGTTTGCCACTATTTTCACCCGTCATTTTCCAGACTACTGGTCTGTTTTCCAGCCAATTCCCATCTGTCTGGAGATAGTATGTCCTTTTTTTCCAAAAACCTTCTGTTGCCGTAATATAAAAACCATCATCATAATTCTCATTGATTTCACCAGCAGGTGTACCATAGTGATATTTAACCGTAGCCTTTGTAATTCGATAGCCCAAAGGAATATCAGTACCTTCCTGTGACTTGGTCGAAGTAGGTGTCTCAATGTAATAGGTGTTATTACCTACAGCATAATACAGCTTTCCGCCATTGCGAAGTGCCTGAATGTCTCCAGCTCCAGCTGCAGCAGGTAGTTTCTTGTCTGCCGTTACAGCATTCTTCTGGTAGAGATGATTACTTGCCATAAGCTCCCTGACGTTACGATAGTCATAACTGAAATAGGTTACACCACTCTTCACGTTTGGCTTGATAATACCCAGGTCCAGTTTGCTTGTAGCGAAAGGAACATCAACCATATTGACTCCATTCTTGATAATCATAGAAGGAGAACCTGGTGCTACGTTTGCTTGGAAAGGTCCTTCAGCTGTAAAGTAAAGCTCACAGTACTTTATGGTTGCACCATAGAAATTATCCCTTTCCCTCCAGAAGTAGAAGTAAAGGTTATTTCCCATATCGTTTTCACCCTTGCTGGTGCGAGCAATAACATACTCCTTGGAATCTTCATTGTACGCCCCCATATTATCTGTTTGGGCTTTCGGGGAATTGATGTCGAAATTACGATCCGTTTCATACATTATCTTCCTCATACCAGAAATCGGCATGGTGTTGACTGTCTTATTGTTGATGTTGTTCAGCAGTACGATACGGTAGCCTGTAAAACGAAAACCTTTAGGAAGCGAAATGTTCATACTGGTCGTGACGGTCTTTCCTCCCATTAAAACATACTTACCCTGACTCTTATCCAGACTGATGTTTCCAGCAGGGTCTTTCAGCTGTCCACCTTCTACCAAATCCTTTTTATCAGAAACGGTAAGGGTCAGCGGTAACTGGTTATGACGCCACAGAGAACTCCAACCATGCTCGAATCCGATTTCGATGTCATAGGTGTATCCTGCCACCAGCTTTCCAGAATTGGGACTGATGGTCACGTTCTGTGCTTTTGAAACTGTAAAAGAGGTAAGCATTACCAATAATAATGCCAAGTGCTGAAGCACATTCAGCCTTCGTCCTCTTTCCTTTAATAATAAGGATAATTTCTCCATAATAACTTGAATTAAGTTTATAATTGTGTATTTTGCTCTCATTATATATATCTTTCATGTTGATATATTCATATTGTAGTTTTTTAGATTACGTTTGATTTTACAAATATATAGCTTCGATTTAAAACATCCAAAAACCTTTACAAGCAATCTCCTTTCCCCTAATGTTTAATATATCCAAATACATTTCTTTACGCTTATTCAATCAGCTTTGAAATTAAAAAAACGAATTTGAAACATACAAAAGGTACAAAATAACGTTACAATGAGTACAAAACACTGACAGATGAGGCTGTTTTCTACAATGTCATAGCAAGTTATTGGTTGGTGCTTTAAAAACATATTATAGCCTCAATGCAGTAGTATTGTTCTATATCGTAAATGTATGGTTTACGAAAAAGTCTGTCACATTGACTGTAGTCTATATATTGGTAATCATTACCCATACTCTGTAATAGTGGATAACCACAGAGATACACCTCGCTCGTAGCCAACCATGGTCAAGTTGTAGATAACTGTTTTACCAACAAATGATAATGAGGAGAGTATGTTTTTTGCTCAGTAAGAAAAGGTAAGGAAAATGGTACACAAAAAGCTAATTATAAAAAAGTCCTTCCAAAGTATGGAATGATAAGTATTCCCAGATAAGAAAGATATTATCACGTGAAAATACAAGAATAGTTTTATTTCATTTTGCTGTCACTTTTAACACTTCGTATATCTTGCTGTAATATAACAAGTTAAGCATCTATTACAAATGACAGAAATGACAGGAGTTTAAGTTTATGGATTGCTCTGTAAAACGAAATCAGCTAATCGATATAGATACTCTTTTTTTTTACCATTAAATCTACATTATTATTCTGTCGTTATTCATCCATCTACAACGAGGTGCGCAACCTGCTAACGATTTTTCAACAAACTGGTTGACAAAAAGGAAATCATCAGCATAATGATAGCTAATGGGAAAACAACTCAACATCTTACTTCTGTAAATCTCTGATGAACGAACTGATGTGGGTTAAAGGCAAACTCCATCTTAAAAAGTAAAACAAATCAACAGAACTCATGGTTTAATTACTTTTTTTTGCTAAATTTGCCAAACCATAAGAAAAGATGGTAAGATACACAATGTTCATCTCTACTTAACAATAGCTTTTAATCAAAGTTCATGGATTATTCTCTCTTATATTCATTAGGTTGTTTTTCTTACATCCTTTCATCCATTTTTTTCGCAGTAATCAGATGGGGACATGTGTGCCATCCTTATCAGAAACATTCCGCCAGTTTCTTTCCAGCAAGGATAATGTCCCTTTATTTCTTTCCTTTTTCCATCCTCATGCTACCTTATGTATTCCATCCTTTGAATACTGAAGCATGGATGCTGGTAAAAAATTATGGTATCCTCATCATTCCGACAGCGTGGATACTGATGCTTTACAAATACTTTGATGCCTCTGCCTATAAGCGTAAGAAACATAGAATGAGGCTCATTGCTTCTGTACCGATGTTTATTGTCCTGTTGCAGTTCCTTTTGACAGTCATTCCTGGGGAAATCTCAGAGCAGCAGATTTTGCAGATAACCATCATCAGTATAGTAATAGGTATTATTTTATTTGCTTACCTCGTATATTTGTCGTTCTGGCTCGGCCGGAAGATAAATGAAACAAACCAGGATAACTATTCCAACGAGGAAGAGTTCCCTGTGCATCTTGCCTCTCACTTCATCTGGCAACCCTTAGTTTACACATCGGCTTACTGGGTAATAATCTTCACTGACAGCCGCCTAATGAGGGTTGGTGTCGACTTTCTGCTCACAGGGTGGAATATGTGGCTGCTCCTTGCTGTCCTTCATCCTGGACACATCAGCAAAGATACCATGCAGAAATTAGACAGTATAATATCGCAATATATCCGAAGAAAGAACCTTGTACCGCTGTTTGATAACCTCATTGAAGAAGAAAAAGACAGACTAAGCAGTGAATGTATAAAAAGAATTAAGGCAGACATTCTTGAAATCATAGAACAGAAGAAAGGCTTTCTCAATCCTCATCTGACGCTTGCCTCTGTTGCCTCTCAAACGGATTATGGTCGTACTTACGTCTCAAAGGTTTTCAAACAGGAGTTCGGAGGCTTCTACAACTATATCAACCGACTGCGCCTGGGTTATGCTGCCCGCTATGCACAGGAGCATCCCGAAGCCAATCAGGACGAAATAGCTCGCCATTCAGGGTTCAACAGTCGTGTAAGTCAATGGAGGGCGGCTGAAAGATTGGCAAAGAACGAAGAGTCAAACATCTAACGCAATGCAATGAATCAGTCTGCAAATTTCTTGTGTAATCTACTGTTTGTTGAATGGACCACACTTGTTACCTTTGGTCTGTGCCTGCTTGCGCTCCGAAAACATGAGAAATCCACTTACTACATCTACACCCGTTCACGCTATTTGCTCGGTACAAACTTCTTGATTTTCTCCTTAGAACCTTTCTTTTACTGGCTGGATGAGACTGGCATATACAATGTACCCCACACTGAAATCATAGCTTTAAGCCTGTATATTGTCGTTGCAGTTCTACTATCCATGACTTACATCCCGTTCGTCCAGCCTGATTACATCAGTCGTAGACGCATAATCTGTGATGCTGTCCTTACTGTTCTGAGCCTGATTTTACTCTATACAGGAACCATTGCGGGGGGATTGTTCGGTTTCGTAAGCCGCATGGTGGTGACAATGGCACTCTTTGTTGCCATCTATCTCTTCGGACTTCGCTTCTATAGTTATTACCGACGGGCACAACAGAAAATCGACAATTTCTATGCCGATGACTTCAGGCAGTCCATTGCCTGGCTTTCACGTTCCGTTACACTGACCATTACCTTAGGTCTTACGAGCTGCTTTACACCATTCTTTCCGCACTGGCTTGTAGCCATTCACAAGACACTCTGCTTCTTTTCTGCCATCTACATGTTCCTGTCATTCATCAACTATATGCTCAATACCGACTTTATTGCACTGACAATCGGACTGCCACAAGAAAACGGACGGCTCAATAGAAGTACCATCCTGCAGCTGCAACGGCGCACCAAACGATGGCAGGAAACGTCCGCTGCGCTGACAAAAAACATCACTATCAACGATGTTTCACGACAGTTGGGCACTAATCGCACATATCTCTCCCTTTACCTTAACACCTATCTGAATACGTCTTTTAAGGAATGGATAGGAAGTATCCGCCTTAAACATGCAAAGATGATGTTAGCTTCCAATACACAGACGAATATGGAACAGCTGGCGGATGCAACAGGGTTCACGTCAGCATCAGCTTTTAGCCATTACTTCAAGGCACACGAAGGACTCTCACCCAAACAGTGGCGTAGACAAAACGAATATAGAGCAACTGGTCAAAACAGTGGAAAGGAGGAAGCACAATGAACCATCTGTCTTTTGATAGCATCTATAACTACATATTGCTTTATCTGACAGTCATGTTTGGCATATTTGCATTGAGCCTGATTGCCACTTCTTTCCCTCGTCACCGTGCTTACAGACGCTATCGGCAAGCACGCTATGCCATCGTCACAGGACTGTTGCTTACCTCGGCTATCTGCTTCTGCCACTGGTTCTTTCATCTCAGAGAGCTATCAGCCTACTATGCTGCGGCACTGAACTTAGGCGCACTATACATCAGTCTGTTTCTTTTCATCATGGCATTCATATCCATTATACGCGAAGAAAATGTCAAATCAAAGCACGTGGAGCGCAACATCATCCCATCCATTGCCAGTATCATTGCCTTGTGGGGAGGAGGATTTGGCAACAGAACCGTCCGCATAGTAGTAGTAGCTGTTGTCGGCATCATATTCATTGTTGAGACAAGCAGGCTCTGCCTCGTGCTCAGAAAGGCACTCAACAAATACATAAGAACACGGGAGCAGGATCAACAGTCCTCTGCCAATGCTTTTAATCAGTGGATACAACGCTCAATGTACTGGGGTATCGCCACAGGAATGATGGGGATAGTCGTCATTCTGGTCGACAAGAAAGTTGCAATCTTGCTATTACTGGTATTTGCAGTCTTCTTCTGTTATTTCTTTGTATCTATTCTCAACTATGCGATGTACTTTGAGAAAGAAACGCTGATGCAGCAGTCATCTCCCCTGTCTACCTTACAAAAGAAGAGCAGAAAAATAGAAAACGACATCAGAAAATGGATAAATGAAAAGCAATACACGAAGAGTAAGCTTACGCTTAATGATGTGGCACACCAGCTGCACACCAACCGTACCTATCTCTCGCAATACATCAACACGGAACTGAACATGCCTTTTGGAAACTGGCTGTCACAACTCCGCCTGGATGAAGCTAAACGGATGCTTGTCGCGAACCCTTCGCTGAGCATCAGTGAAGCTGCCCTGGCATGCGGATTCTCCTCAATAAGCAATTTTTCCCATCTGTTTACAGAGCTTGAAGGGATGACGCCGCAACAATGGAGAAGCTCACGGAGGAATAAGGGGCAGCTGTAACCTATAAGGATAATCGTACTTGAACTATATATAAGTTGACATTATAAAGTCCACGATGCAATAGAGAATGAACGAGAAGATAGTCTTGGGAATAGAAGAAGTTTCTGTTTTTGTATAAAAAAACACCATGCAGGAAAAGTGTAAACTTCAAATATGATTAAGATAATATAGTAACAACAAATATTAAAAGTAAGTTTTTAAACCTGTCAATCAAAGGTAAAAATAAGACTGAAAGTAGTCAATCAAAATCATTAAACTACACCTATTACGAATTATTTTCATGAAGAAAAATGTTTTTTTCATGAAAATAAATATTTCCACTCGTGAAAATAAATATTTTTCTTCATGAAAATAATTCGCAAAAGTACTTGTCTTGTCGCAGGCAGGACATAGAGAATAAGTGAAAATTGATATGCTTTTCAGCCTTTAAAGACGGAGTTTCTAAGTGCGCCAGGATATCGTTTAGAATATGACATAATAGCTTTTAGGACATAGCAACATAAGAACACAGATTGGAGAGTAACAAGGTCTGAAGCTACGAATCGAAGTATAGAAGATTCAGGGATGAGGTGTAATCTGAGTCAATATCTGTAAGTAAGGGTGTCATTTTATTCTCTTTGGGAAATTGAAGGAGGGGATGTAGGTGCTGATGTTATTAGAATCTTAGCTGTAAGCTGAGGAGTATTTCACGCCCTCGTAAGGGCAGGAATGTGTTGAAAGTATTGATTCCTACGTTCTGCGTAATGCTGTAAGATTTGCTGTTTAGCAGGTTTGTCCCCGATAACCTCAGTTCCCATACATTATTTATCTTGTAGTTGAAGTCACCATCCAGAAGTCCACAGGTATGATAATGTCCATCTGTAATCTCATTTGTAAGATTATAGAACTTCATTTTCAATTCCATTTTCTTTGTCGGAAAGAGATAAATAGAGAGATTGGTTGTATAGGATGAAAGAACATCCAACTTCATAATACTACTTCGTTCCCAGTAGTATTTAGCTGTAAAAGCTGCCGACAGGCGCATCCATGAAAGTTTCTGGAAGCTTGTGGTGAGCGTTCCAAAAGCGTTGTGAGAATGGTTATTGACCATAACACCCGATTGCGAAACAAGATAACTAC is from Prevotella melaninogenica and encodes:
- a CDS encoding helix-turn-helix domain-containing protein, which codes for MNHLSFDSIYNYILLYLTVMFGIFALSLIATSFPRHRAYRRYRQARYAIVTGLLLTSAICFCHWFFHLRELSAYYAAALNLGALYISLFLFIMAFISIIREENVKSKHVERNIIPSIASIIALWGGGFGNRTVRIVVVAVVGIIFIVETSRLCLVLRKALNKYIRTREQDQQSSANAFNQWIQRSMYWGIATGMMGIVVILVDKKVAILLLLVFAVFFCYFFVSILNYAMYFEKETLMQQSSPLSTLQKKSRKIENDIRKWINEKQYTKSKLTLNDVAHQLHTNRTYLSQYINTELNMPFGNWLSQLRLDEAKRMLVANPSLSISEAALACGFSSISNFSHLFTELEGMTPQQWRSSRRNKGQL
- a CDS encoding helix-turn-helix transcriptional regulator codes for the protein MLVKNYGILIIPTAWILMLYKYFDASAYKRKKHRMRLIASVPMFIVLLQFLLTVIPGEISEQQILQITIISIVIGIILFAYLVYLSFWLGRKINETNQDNYSNEEEFPVHLASHFIWQPLVYTSAYWVIIFTDSRLMRVGVDFLLTGWNMWLLLAVLHPGHISKDTMQKLDSIISQYIRRKNLVPLFDNLIEEEKDRLSSECIKRIKADILEIIEQKKGFLNPHLTLASVASQTDYGRTYVSKVFKQEFGGFYNYINRLRLGYAARYAQEHPEANQDEIARHSGFNSRVSQWRAAERLAKNEESNI
- a CDS encoding helix-turn-helix domain-containing protein, with amino-acid sequence MNQSANFLCNLLFVEWTTLVTFGLCLLALRKHEKSTYYIYTRSRYLLGTNFLIFSLEPFFYWLDETGIYNVPHTEIIALSLYIVVAVLLSMTYIPFVQPDYISRRRIICDAVLTVLSLILLYTGTIAGGLFGFVSRMVVTMALFVAIYLFGLRFYSYYRRAQQKIDNFYADDFRQSIAWLSRSVTLTITLGLTSCFTPFFPHWLVAIHKTLCFFSAIYMFLSFINYMLNTDFIALTIGLPQENGRLNRSTILQLQRRTKRWQETSAALTKNITINDVSRQLGTNRTYLSLYLNTYLNTSFKEWIGSIRLKHAKMMLASNTQTNMEQLADATGFTSASAFSHYFKAHEGLSPKQWRRQNEYRATGQNSGKEEAQ